The genomic DNA ATACTGCCCGTTGTCTTTTTCTAAAGTTTGAAAAAGCCTACCCCTACAAAAAGGATATCCTAATTGGTCTATAAAACCACCGGCTGCACCTGCATATTCAAAGTGGTCTTTTTTAAGAAGGTCCAGTATTTTTGGTTGTATAATGGCAGCGTCTGGCACATTATTGAAAGTTTCCTTAATAGGTATTAACCAGTTGGGCGATACTTCTACATCTGAGTTTAACAAGCAGAAAATATCGGCATCTACATGAACAAGTGCATCATTATACCCTTTTGTAAACCCTCCGTTAACGGCATTTTGAATGATTTTTACCGTAGGGTAATTTTCAGTGATAAATGCTACCGAACCATCTGTAGAAGCATTATCGGCAACATATATATCCGCTCCTTGAGAATATGAGATAACAGAAGGTAGGTACCTCTCTAAAAGCACTTCACCATTCCAGTTTAATATGACTACGGCTATCTTCAAAACGATCGCAAATTAACGGCTAAAATCAGGAATTTCCTGCATGAATTGATATTTTTCCGCAACAAAGTCCATTTGACAGTAATAATGTGCGAGTCCGTTAGTGACCATTAGGTAGTTGGCGTTAAGTTTAAAATTGTATTGTGCAATCTGATCAAATGTATTTTGGGAAATGGTAATTTCCGGTGCTTTACACTCTACAAGTATATCTAATTTTCCATCTGGCTTAAATACTACTATATCATATCTTTTTTTTAACCCGTTCAAGGTAATCTGCTTTTCAACGTTGATATGACTGATCGGATAATTTTTTTCTTGTATCAAGAATTTTACCACATGCTGCCTTACCCATTCTTCTGGAGTAAGTACTATAAATTTTTTACGTATTTCGTCAAATATTAAGGGTCTATTTTCGCTATTTTTGACCCTGAAAGTGTAGCTGGGAAAATTTAGTGGCTGCATTATACAAAGTTGATGAATTTTTCTGAATGGATGAAGCTGTACAAATAGTCAATGCGATCAAGAAAGGACAAATAAGTCCTATTTACTTCTTATATGGCGAAGAGGCGTATTTTATTGATAAAATATCAGATTTTATTGGTGCTAAAGTGTTGACGGAAGAAGAGAAAGGCTTTAACCAAATGGTACTTTATGGAAAAGATGTTTCTATAGACGATATTGTTGGTAACGCCAAGCGCTATCCAATGATGGCAGAAAGACAAGTGGTAATAGTAAAAGAAGCCCAACACCTTTCTAGAACTATAGAGGATCTATGTGCCTATGCAGAAAATCCGCAGCGAACAACCGTCCTTGTTATGTGCTATAAATATAAAAAGCTTGATAAGCGTAAAAAGTTACACAAGATCATTAAAAAGAACGGTGTAATCTTTGAGAGTAAAAAGTTATACGAAAATCAAGTGAGTGACTGGCTTAGAAAGCATCTTTTAGGGCATGGCTATACCATTTCCCATAAAGCTTCATTGTTATTGATAGAATATCTGGGTACGGATTTAGGGAAAATCAGTAAAGAATTAGAAAAACTAAAACTGGTTCTTCCTAAGGAGACAGAAATTAATCCTCAGCATATTGAAGAACATATAGGCATAAGTAAGGATTATAATAATTTTGAATTAAAACGGGCCATTGGTGATAGGGATATAGTAAAAGCTACTAAAATCATTAATTACTTTGCTCAAAATCCTAAGGATAACCCGTTTATATTGACAATAACCTTATTACATTCATTTTTTACCCAACTGTTACAATATCATGCGCTAAGTGATCATTCTCCTAAGAATGTAGCCAGTACATTGCGTATTAATCCATATTTTGTAAAGGAAATACAGACGGCAGCTAGAAATTACCCTATGAAAAAAGTAAGTGCTATTATTTCCAGTCTACGGGAAATGGATCTTAAGGGTAAAGGTGTAGGGGCAAGCCCAATGAAAGAGGCTGATCTGCTAAAAGAACTTCTTTATAAAATAGTTTAGCATCTATCTTTTATCGATACCAAATTTTCCTGGTCCCAATAAAGAAATGGTAATAAATGCAACCAGATAGAAAACAGCCTTTTCTTTTGTACTGAAATCATCTGCACCGTGAGCAACAAAAGCTGCTACCGCCATAGTAATGGCTGGTGGAATTGCCGCTAATCGTGTTTTAAAACCGATAATGATCAAAATAGGACAAACAAATTCACCAATAACGGCTAAAAATAATGAAGGCGTAGCTCCTATACCAAATGGGTCTGCAAATTGAAAATCTCCTGAAATTAATTTTTGGAATTTTGGAAGTCCATGAGTTAGCATCATTGCAGAAACAGCAATTCTAAAAAAAGCTAAACCAATATCTTTTAATAAGGTGTTTTTCATTAGTCGGAATTATTTCCTTTAAAAGTATCATTTTTTTTTTGTTTTTTGTTTATAGGTATGACGCAAGTATGTATTTACAGA from Maribacter dokdonensis DSW-8 includes the following:
- a CDS encoding DoxX family protein, which codes for MKNTLLKDIGLAFFRIAVSAMMLTHGLPKFQKLISGDFQFADPFGIGATPSLFLAVIGEFVCPILIIIGFKTRLAAIPPAITMAVAAFVAHGADDFSTKEKAVFYLVAFITISLLGPGKFGIDKR
- a CDS encoding type I restriction enzyme HsdR N-terminal domain-containing protein gives rise to the protein MQPLNFPSYTFRVKNSENRPLIFDEIRKKFIVLTPEEWVRQHVVKFLIQEKNYPISHINVEKQITLNGLKKRYDIVVFKPDGKLDILVECKAPEITISQNTFDQIAQYNFKLNANYLMVTNGLAHYYCQMDFVAEKYQFMQEIPDFSR
- the holA gene encoding DNA polymerase III subunit delta is translated as MDEAVQIVNAIKKGQISPIYFLYGEEAYFIDKISDFIGAKVLTEEEKGFNQMVLYGKDVSIDDIVGNAKRYPMMAERQVVIVKEAQHLSRTIEDLCAYAENPQRTTVLVMCYKYKKLDKRKKLHKIIKKNGVIFESKKLYENQVSDWLRKHLLGHGYTISHKASLLLIEYLGTDLGKISKELEKLKLVLPKETEINPQHIEEHIGISKDYNNFELKRAIGDRDIVKATKIINYFAQNPKDNPFILTITLLHSFFTQLLQYHALSDHSPKNVASTLRINPYFVKEIQTAARNYPMKKVSAIISSLREMDLKGKGVGASPMKEADLLKELLYKIV